The Candidatus Krumholzibacteriia bacterium DNA window AGCCCGGTCTTCATGCCACAGCACGCGCCAGCGCTCGTCGGTCGCGACGCCGTTCGTGCCGGGTACCGGCAGGTCTTCGACACCATCAAGCTGAACGTCCGGTTCGAGATTCACGAGATCCAGGAGGCTGGTGACTGGGCATGGGCGCGCACCAGTTCGGCGGGCCGCACCAAGATGCTCGCAGCGGGGATTGAGGTCACCGAAGGCAACAACGAGCTGTTCGTGTTTCGACGCGAGGGCGGCGCCTGGCGCATTCACCGGTACTTGTTCGCCACCAACCAGCCTCGGGCCTGAGCCCGCGGAAGCACGAGCCACTCACATCCAATCCAGCGCTTCAGAAAGGCCAAGAATGAAGAAATTCCCACTCGTTCCGGCAATCGTCGTCACCGTAGCCCTGTTCGCCATCGGCGCCTCGAGCTTCGCACAAGGCTCGGCGGACACCGCGGTTGGGGTCGTCCAATCACCCGTCATCGGCCGTGCTCTGAAGGACTACGTGCCGGTGCTACGGTCGGCGCTCGACCGCGCCTGGGCCGTCGATCCGAAGGAAGGGGTCGAGACACGAAAGGTCGCCGACGGTGTGTTTGTCGTCACCGACGGCGTCTGGCAATCAGCCTTCGTCGTCACGGATGCAGGGGTGATCGTGTTCGACGCGCCCGAGACGTACGCCGCCAAGATCCGGGCTGAGATTGCCGCCGTGACCAGGCAGCCGATCACTACCCTCGTCTACACCCATATTCACAAGGATCACATCGGTGGCTCGGCGGCCTTCAAAGACATCAAGGGACTCGAGATTGTGGCGTTGACGGGCGTCGCCGAGTTTCTGGCTGAGAAGAACGATCCTGCCCGTTTGAAGCCCACCAGGACGTTCGATGATCAGGTGGTGCTCGCGCGAGGGGGAACGCGCATCGAGCTGCGGGCCGCGCACTACCATTCGGACGAGGGCGACCTCATCGTCTACATACCGCGGGCGCGCTTCCTGATGGCGATCGACACGCTAGCGCCGGGGTACGGCCCCTTCCAGGGCTTCGACATCACGTCGAACTTCCACGAGTACGTGCACGTCTTCGACGCGCTCCTCGAGTACGACTTCGATGTCTTCGTCGGCGGTCACCTGACCCATCCCGGAAACAGAGCCGACGTGGAGGTGGCCCGCGAGTTCACACGAGACGTCTACGAGACCGTCAAGCGCGTTCACGGGCAGACCGACCTCATGGGCGTGTTCGGCGAAACGGCCACGCAGATCGGCGGCTTTGACAACAAGTACCTGCTCTTCAAGCGATTCCTCGACGTGGTGACCGAGCGCGCGACGGCGGAAATCGAGCA harbors:
- a CDS encoding MBL fold metallo-hydrolase yields the protein MKKFPLVPAIVVTVALFAIGASSFAQGSADTAVGVVQSPVIGRALKDYVPVLRSALDRAWAVDPKEGVETRKVADGVFVVTDGVWQSAFVVTDAGVIVFDAPETYAAKIRAEIAAVTRQPITTLVYTHIHKDHIGGSAAFKDIKGLEIVALTGVAEFLAEKNDPARLKPTRTFDDQVVLARGGTRIELRAAHYHSDEGDLIVYIPRARFLMAIDTLAPGYGPFQGFDITSNFHEYVHVFDALLEYDFDVFVGGHLTHPGNRADVEVAREFTRDVYETVKRVHGQTDLMGVFGETATQIGGFDNKYLLFKRFLDVVTERATAEIEQRWMGRLAGIDVFAEDHVRTALLYVRWDD
- a CDS encoding nuclear transport factor 2 family protein — encoded protein: SPVFMPQHAPALVGRDAVRAGYRQVFDTIKLNVRFEIHEIQEAGDWAWARTSSAGRTKMLAAGIEVTEGNNELFVFRREGGAWRIHRYLFATNQPRA